The window GGTAGCTCTCAGTCGCAAGCGACGCCTTGGTGATGCCGAGCAAGACCGGCATGCCGTTTGCCAGCTCCGCGCCGTCGGCAACGAGTTCTTCGTTGGCCTGCGCGAACACGAACCTGTCCACAAGCTGTCCGGGAAGCCACTCCGTGTCGCCCGGCTCCTGCACGGTGACCTTCCGCAACATCTGTCGCGCGATCACCTCGATATGCTTGTCGTTGATGTCAACACCCTGGCTCCGGTAAACCTCCTGGACCTGCGCCACGATGTAGCGGAGAACCGCACCCGGCCCCTTGAGCTCGAGCAAGTCGTGCGGGTTGATCGAGCCCTCGGTCAGCTGCTGGCCCACCTCAACAACGACACCGTCGACGATACCGTGTCGCAAGCGCGCCCGGCGAGGCACAGTGTATGAACGCTCAGTGCCCTCGGCATCCTTCACGATGAGCTCACGAGAGCGGTCGGCGTCGTGAATGGTGAGGATACCTGATATCTCCGCGAGGACCGCCTCACCTTTTGGTTTACGCGCCTCGAAGAGCTCCGTAACACGGGGCAGACCGTGAGTGATGTCCTCGCCCGCGACACCTCCGGTGTGGAAGGTGCGCATCGTGAGCTGAGTGCCCGGCTCACCGATCGACTGCGCCGCTATGATCCCAACAGCTGTGCCGATATCGATCGGCAGTCTGGTCGCGAGGTCCCACCCGTAGCACGACTGGCATATGCCGTGGCGTGCATGGCACGTCATGACGGTGCGCACGACAAGCGACTCGACACCGGCATCCACAAGCGCAACCAGGTCTTCTTCACCTGCAATAAACTCGCCGGCTTCGATGAGGACCTCACCGGTCGCGGGGTGGACAGCCGCCTCAAGGAGACAACGTCCGATCAGATTGTTGTCTACCACCGCAGGATTGGAAAGCGACGTAACACCGAAAGGCACGCCTTCGTCTGTTTCGCAGTCACTCTCGCGCACGATGACGTCTTGGGCGACATCAACCAGACGGCGAGTGAGATAGCCAGAGTCCGCCGTACGCAACGCCGTGTCGGCGAGACCCTTGCGGGCTCCGTGTGTCGAGACAAAGTACTCTAGGACCGACAGTCCCTCTCGGAAGTTCGCCTTGATTGGACGGTCGAGGATTTCGCCCTTGGGGTTGGCCATGAGGCCGCGCATTCCCGCAAGCTGACGAATCTGCTTGATGTTTCCTCGCGCACCGGAGTGCGCCATCATGAATATCGGGTTGAACGGCTCGAAGTTGGCGGCCATGGCGTCACCGACCTCATCGGTCGCGCGGGTCCACACCTCGACGATCTGACGGTGCCGCTCCTCAGCTGTGATGAGTCCGCGTTCGTACTGCTGGACGATCGTGTCGACTTCCTTTTGAGCTGCCGCGAGTATCTCGTCTTTGGACTCGGGGATCTTCGCATCGTAGACAGACACAGTCAGGCCCGCCCGTGTCGCGTAGTGGAACCCGAGACGCTTGAGCTCATCGAGGGTGACCTGCATCTGGTTCGTCGAGTAACGGATGGCGCACTCTTCGACGATGCTCGAAACACCCTTCTTGTCGATCTCGTGATTGATGAACGGGAAATCTGCCGGGAGCGACTTGTTGAAGATGATCCGGCCAACCGTCGTCTCGATCCGCTCTCCAGCGGCGCGATCCACGTGCGAGCCGTCGTCAAGCTCCACCACGGTGCTCTCAGTCAGGCGCACTCGGATCTTGGCCTGCAGATCCAGACCGCTTCGGCTGTCATACGCGAGCATCGCTTCGCCGAAATCGTAGAAGACACGGCCTTCGCCGGGCATGCCCTCTCGCATAGCGGTGAGGTAGTACAAGCCAATAACCATGTCCTGCGTGGGCGTCGTAAGCGGGCGCCCGTGCGCCGGTGACTTGATGTTGTTGGTGGACAGCATGAGGACACGGGCCTCGGCCTGAGCCTCCGCAGAGAGGGGGACGTGGACCGCCATTTGATCACCGTCGAAGTCAGCGTTGAACGCTGTGCACACGAGGGGATGGATGCGGATCGCCTTGCCCTCCACGAGAACCGGCTCGAACGCCTGGATGCCGAGACGATGGAGGGTGGGCGCCCGGTTGAGCAGTACCGGATGGCCGGAGATGACTTCCTCAAGAACGTCCCACACGACGCCTTTGCCCCGATCCACCATACGCTTGGCGCTCTTAATGTTTTGCGCGTGGTCGAGATCGACAAGGCGCTTCATGACAAACGGCTTGAAGAGCTCGAGCGCCATCGCCTTGGGAAGACCGCACTGGTGAAGCTTCAGCTCCGGTCCGACCACAATTACCGAGCGGCCCGAGTAGTCAACGCGCTTTCCGAGAAGGTTCTGACGGAAACGGCCTTGCTTGCCCTTTAACATGTCCGAGATGGACTTGAGGGGGCGGTTGCCGGGGCCCGTCACCGGACGGCCGCGACGTCCATTGTCGAACAGCGCGTCTACCGCCTCTTGAAGCATGCGCTTCTCGTTGTTGACAATGATCTCCGGCGCACCGAGATCAAGAAGCCGCTTCAAGCGGTTGTTGCGGTTGATGACGCGGCGATAAAGATCGTTCAGATCGCTCGTGGCGAACCGGCCGCCGTCGAGTTGGACCATGGGGCGCAGATCAGGCGGTATGACCGGAATCGCGTCAAGAATCATCCACTCGGGACGGTTGGCGCTCGTGCGAAACGCCGCCGCGACCTTCAAGCGCTTGACCGCTTTAGCCCTCTTCTGGCCCTTGCCCTCGCGGATCTGGGTGCGAAGCTCTTCGGTCAGATCGGTGAGATCAACCTGCCTGAGCAGGTCCCTCACCGCCTCCGCTCCCATCCCGCCGCGGAAGTAATCGCCGTAGCGAACCTTGATCTCGCGGTAGAGCGTCTCGTCGTTGATGAGCATCTTGACCGAGAGCTTCTTGAACGCGTCAAACGCGTCGGTGAGCAACTGCGCGCGGTCTGCGTACTCTTCTTCGATGTCCCTGAGGTCGCGCTCCGCCTCCTTCTCAAGCTTCTTGACGCGGTCGCCCACGGCCACCTCACCGTCGAGCTCCTCGCCCTCCTCGGGCTCAAGCTCTCCTTTTGCGATGGCGATCGACCGATCACGCTCAGCAATCACGGCGGCGACCTCTTCGGCCTTCTCCGCCTCGAGCTGATCCATGTCGGCAACCAGCTCCTCTTTGAGCATGTCGTGGTCCCGCTCGCGGTCCTCCTCATTGACGTTCGTGATGATGGAACTCGCGAAGTACAGCACTTTCTCAAGGTCCTTCGGCGCGATGTCGAGGAGGTAGCCGAGACGGCTCGGCACGCCCTTGAAGTACCAGATATGACTTACCGGGGCGGCGAGCTCCACGTGGCCCATGCGGTCGCGCCGTACCTTGGCACGTGTGACTTCAACACCGCATCGTTCACACACGATGCCCTTGAAGCGGACGCGCTTGTACTTGCCGCAGTGGCACTCCCAGTCCTTGGTCGGACCGAAGATCTTCTCGCAGAACAGGCCATCCTTCTCGGGCTTGAGCGTACGGTAGTTGATGGTCTCCGGCTTCTTGACCTCGCCGCGTGACCACTGGCGGATCTGCTCGGATGACGCCAGCCCAATCCTTAGCCTATCGAAATTGTTCACATCGACGTCGAGCAAGGTCTACTCCTCCTTGTCGCTGTCATCGGAGCCATCCAGCACATCGCCCAAGTCGAGAGCGGATATATCGCTCTCGATGAGCTCCTCCAGCGCATCGGTGCTAGTCAACTCGTCCCCATCTCCTCCGCTAAGATCAAGCCCGATCTCCTCGGCGGTCTTGAAGATGTCTTCATCATCGTCTTTAAGCACGACCTCGCCGCCATCCTCGGTAAGGATCTCGACGTCAAGACAGAGCGACTGCATCTCCTTGACGAGCACCTTAAACGACTCCGGAATTCCTGGCTCGGGGATGTTCTCACCTTTGACAATCGCCTCGTAGGCCTTGACGCGGCCTAGCACATCGTCAGATTTCACAGTCAGAATCTCCTGCAGCACGTACGCCGCACCGTATGCGTAAAGCGCCCAGACTTCCATCTCGCCGAATCGCTGACCGCCGAACTGCGCCTTGCCGCCGAGCGGCTGCTGCGTGATCAATGAGTACGGACCT is drawn from Clostridiales bacterium and contains these coding sequences:
- a CDS encoding DNA-directed RNA polymerase subunit beta', with amino-acid sequence MLDVDVNNFDRLRIGLASSEQIRQWSRGEVKKPETINYRTLKPEKDGLFCEKIFGPTKDWECHCGKYKRVRFKGIVCERCGVEVTRAKVRRDRMGHVELAAPVSHIWYFKGVPSRLGYLLDIAPKDLEKVLYFASSIITNVNEEDRERDHDMLKEELVADMDQLEAEKAEEVAAVIAERDRSIAIAKGELEPEEGEELDGEVAVGDRVKKLEKEAERDLRDIEEEYADRAQLLTDAFDAFKKLSVKMLINDETLYREIKVRYGDYFRGGMGAEAVRDLLRQVDLTDLTEELRTQIREGKGQKRAKAVKRLKVAAAFRTSANRPEWMILDAIPVIPPDLRPMVQLDGGRFATSDLNDLYRRVINRNNRLKRLLDLGAPEIIVNNEKRMLQEAVDALFDNGRRGRPVTGPGNRPLKSISDMLKGKQGRFRQNLLGKRVDYSGRSVIVVGPELKLHQCGLPKAMALELFKPFVMKRLVDLDHAQNIKSAKRMVDRGKGVVWDVLEEVISGHPVLLNRAPTLHRLGIQAFEPVLVEGKAIRIHPLVCTAFNADFDGDQMAVHVPLSAEAQAEARVLMLSTNNIKSPAHGRPLTTPTQDMVIGLYYLTAMREGMPGEGRVFYDFGEAMLAYDSRSGLDLQAKIRVRLTESTVVELDDGSHVDRAAGERIETTVGRIIFNKSLPADFPFINHEIDKKGVSSIVEECAIRYSTNQMQVTLDELKRLGFHYATRAGLTVSVYDAKIPESKDEILAAAQKEVDTIVQQYERGLITAEERHRQIVEVWTRATDEVGDAMAANFEPFNPIFMMAHSGARGNIKQIRQLAGMRGLMANPKGEILDRPIKANFREGLSVLEYFVSTHGARKGLADTALRTADSGYLTRRLVDVAQDVIVRESDCETDEGVPFGVTSLSNPAVVDNNLIGRCLLEAAVHPATGEVLIEAGEFIAGEEDLVALVDAGVESLVVRTVMTCHARHGICQSCYGWDLATRLPIDIGTAVGIIAAQSIGEPGTQLTMRTFHTGGVAGEDITHGLPRVTELFEARKPKGEAVLAEISGILTIHDADRSRELIVKDAEGTERSYTVPRRARLRHGIVDGVVVEVGQQLTEGSINPHDLLELKGPGAVLRYIVAQVQEVYRSQGVDINDKHIEVIARQMLRKVTVQEPGDTEWLPGQLVDRFVFAQANEELVADGAELANGMPVLLGITKASLATESYLSAASFQETTRVLTDAAIAGKEDNLLGLKENVIIGKLIPAATGMRRYRSIKLTYKGRSAEWTRPDEGSLPEFAPDELREIEALLPGPTVSSSSAFGVDDAEEFFADLDSEAGDVDVSDFIGTVFEPEAAASASALMDEAVPVAALADGLNEMTLEEIGIATRWVTKFVEAGVVTVGDVLLRSRNELYNVPGIGAKAIDELEFALAERGASLPE